A genomic window from Litoreibacter janthinus includes:
- the fghA gene encoding S-formylglutathione hydrolase, which yields METISENACFGGIQGVYSHRSASCDCDMTFGLFLPAEAQDGPVPVLWYLSGLTCTHENAMVKAAAQGWAAEQGIALIFPDTSPRGEAIADDEAYDLGKGAGFYVNATKAPWAPHFQMYDYITKDLTELVFEKFALDASRQAITGHSMGGHGALTIAMREAGRFSSVSAFSPICNPSGSDWGRKQFEAYLGSDESKWAGHDASLLMAEHGFDGPVLIDTGTKDQFLDLLKPEILAQAAAAKRQEMTFRMQPGYDHSYFFVSTFMEDHISFHAEALYA from the coding sequence ATGGAAACGATTTCCGAGAACGCGTGTTTTGGCGGGATTCAAGGCGTCTACTCCCACCGCTCTGCCAGCTGTGATTGCGATATGACGTTTGGACTGTTCCTGCCAGCCGAAGCCCAAGACGGTCCAGTGCCCGTTCTTTGGTATTTGTCCGGTCTGACGTGCACTCATGAGAACGCCATGGTGAAAGCGGCCGCGCAAGGCTGGGCGGCTGAGCAAGGGATTGCCTTGATTTTCCCCGACACCTCGCCCCGCGGCGAAGCTATCGCGGATGACGAAGCCTACGATCTGGGCAAAGGCGCGGGGTTCTATGTCAACGCGACCAAGGCACCGTGGGCACCGCATTTCCAGATGTATGATTACATCACCAAAGACCTCACCGAGCTGGTGTTCGAAAAATTCGCGCTGGATGCATCGCGTCAGGCCATTACAGGGCATTCCATGGGCGGTCACGGCGCGCTTACAATTGCGATGCGCGAAGCTGGCCGGTTCTCTAGCGTCTCGGCCTTTTCTCCGATCTGCAACCCTAGCGGGTCCGATTGGGGTCGCAAGCAGTTTGAAGCCTATTTAGGCTCTGATGAGTCAAAATGGGCTGGTCACGACGCTAGCTTGTTAATGGCTGAACATGGCTTCGACGGGCCGGTGCTGATCGACACAGGAACCAAGGACCAATTCCTAGATCTGCTGAAACCCGAGATTTTGGCACAGGCCGCGGCCGCAAAGCGACAAGAAATGACGTTCCGTATGCAGCCCGGTTATGACCATTCCTACTTCTTCGTTTCCACCTTCATGGAAGACCACATCTCTTTCCACGCAGAGGCACTATACGCATGA